The sequence CTGCAACAACCCCTGGAACACGCCCGCCTGCAGCAGCGTGGTGGGCAGCACCTCGCGACTCAACGCCACGTTCGCCAACGCCACCAGCAGCCTGGCGGCCGGCGTGGCGGAGGTGGTGAACCGCACCAAGAGGACGAGCCCCAGCGAGGAGTACTGGAAGTAAGGACgagggggagggagcgggggagagggaagagagggggagaggggggggggggggggggagggagcgggggagagggagagggggagggggagaggatgggggggagggaccaggagggagggagagagagggggggagaggatgggagggagggcagattgaaggagggtggtgagagagtgaggatATGTATTTGAGGTATTGAAACAAGTACCAAATGACAGTAACAACTAAGAATAACCTAACTAGGAATAACGAGTAAGAATAACCTGTGCCTCTCGAAATGCACATTCACGAGTTCAGCAACACACCAGCAATTGAATAATGAAATGCTTTTATTGAAGCAGGGCTGGTAAcagagccaagcctgatgcGGATGGAGGAGGCTAGTAGCAGAGCCAGGCCTTGGGTCctaaggggagggggagagtgattACTGGGATGCACGGGAATGAATGCATTTTTACCAGGCATTAAACCCTGGGTGTGGCGGAGAGTCCGAGTGGGTCACGTCCGAGCTGCAGCTTGAGCAGATCCCCCGGGGAGCCTGGATAGACAACAGGGAGAAGCTGGAAAGATagggaagggtgggagggtgacgATAACATGCTAGCACAAGGACCAGAGGAACGGAAGAGACTTTATACAGAACTCTTAATTGAAAACGGGGAGTTTGGTCGCATTTTCCGTGCTTTAACTGGGCTAATGATGCGTATGAGTTGATAGGAGCGAAGGAGGAGTCTTGATGCGCCATCTTCCTCCCGAACCTCAGGTAATCTCACTTCATTCAAGTGAACTGACTTGATCCTCTTCACAGCTGTTGCCAGTGCCGTCAAGCAAGATCAGTTGTGTTTCATTCAGAAAGGAGGTTTCGAGGCAATTCAAAAATGGCTTCAGTGTATGCTTGTTAGACTGTTAAATACCTGTATGGCTTAAAAGTTGTTAGTCAAAGGGCATGTTTGTTTGGTTAATCCTGGATAACTATTAATCAACCCTCACTCGTTCGAGACAGGCTTGGCTGTACACGCAATAACTCCATACCAGCACAGTGGAACTTACACAGAGATTAAACCACAGATTTTCTGGTAAACTAGGTCAActaaagtcagatggctgagcggtgagggagtcgggctagtaatcagaaggttgccggatcgattcccagccgtgccacatgatgtgatgatgttgtgtccttgggcaaggcacttcaccctacttgcctcggagggaatgtccctgtgcttactgtaagtcactctggataagagcgtctgctaaatgactaaatgtaaatgtaaactaaagGCCATACTTTATGTATCATACGTGTAAATCGACCCAAATTCAAATTCCGTTTGTGTAAGAACGAGTTTGGTTGTGTTCTAGTGGTTATATTGGCCTGTGCATAGTGACCATTCAAAGGGAGCATTGTCGGTGTGGGGCCCATGTAGATGTGTTCGAGTGTCACTGACTGTCTAATGGCTGCATGTTTAGTCAGGGCGCTGTGTTGTCTTTGGACCAGGGAGAAAGCCTGGCTTGTTCCGCCCGGGCTGCTGCAGACCTGGTCCATTGTGCGTAGCTAGCTGCTGTCAGCCGTGACGCGCTAGAAGCTTGAAATATGCTCCTGGTGTGGTGTTAGCGTGGTGTTAGCGTGGCGTTAGCGTGGCTCGCTACAATCCCGCTTCTGTACGGAGCCTCCATGAATGGATGCATGtagaacacacaccagcagagtCCAcagagtgttgtgtgtttggacTGATCTctcttgtctttgtctctctcaccccccccccccccccctctccctcccctctctggctgtgtccgtgtctgtctccccctgctctctcagACACTATGTGCTGAACATCTCAGATGATATCGGGAACTTTGGGGAGGTGCGTCTGCCCATCCTGGGTTGTCTAGCCATATCCTGGGTGGTGGtcttcctctgcctcatccGGGGGGTCAAGTCCTCTGGCAAGGTAAGActgacacccccaccccccaccatcccccccaccacacacacacacacacacctgtctggcGTGGTGCAGCAGCAGTCAGAGTTGagtgtgtgagcctgtgtgtgtgtgtgtccaggtggtgTACTTCACGGCCACCTTCCCCTACGTGGTACTGACCATCCTCTTCATCCGGGGCATCACCCTGGAGGGGGCAGTCAGCGGCATCAAGTACTATCTGACCCCCCAGTGGCAGAAGATCCTGGACGCCAAGGTGGGCTGGCTTAGGGTTGGAGGTCGAGAGGTGTTCTACATCAGCTGTTGTTGTACATGTTTTGCCATAACTTAAggatgcctgtctgtctgtctgcctgtctgtctgtctgcctgcatgtctgtctatctgtccagGTGTGGGGAGATGCAGCCTCTCAGATCTTCTACTCTCTGGGCTGTGCCTGGGGGGGCCTCATCACCATGGCCTCCTATAACAAGTTCCACAACAACTGCTTCAGGTTGGTACCATGCCACAGCTCATCCCCCTGTGTACCATCCCGCTAGCTCCTCCCATCTAGTCTCCCTCCCCTAGCTTGCCCCATAGACCTAGTCTCTTATCACTGAACGCACGTCTCCTATAACCTAGTCTATATCCCCAAGTTCATGTCTCCTATATCCTAGTCTCCAGCCTCTGGCCCTTTACTTCATGCTATTTCCTTCATGCTCAACAACTGTTAGTTGGTCCCTgacagcctcccccctccttcccttcctgctctccttcctctgctTGGGCCTAATCCACCATCGGTATTGCACTGGACTGACATTGGGATTCAACTCAATTCTTTTACCCATCATTCCAAAATAATGAGGTGACAAGGGGCCTAAATAAAGTGGTGTGTGGCGTGTCGAGGCAGCAGCTAGCGAGCGCTGGTGTGGCATTTTTATGGTCCCCTGTTCATCCGGACTTTCTTTCCCCCCAAATAGCCTGCTGctggacggtgtgtgtgtgtgtgtgcgcaggtttTCGTGCTTGGTTGAGGTGAATCAGGTACTTTTGTGAACTGGATCATGCCACAGTGTCAGCAGTGATTAAAAAGGCTTATTCAGAACTCAGGGAGAGACGAGATTGGGGAgaattccctgtgtgtgtgtgtgtgtgtgtgtgtgtgtgtgtgtgtgtgtaggtgtgtgtgtgtgtgtgtgtgtgtgtgtgtgtgtgtgtgtgtgtgtgtgtgtgtgtgtgtgtgtgtgtgtgtgtgtgtgtgtgtgtgtgtgtgtgtgtgtttgaaagtgtTCACCGTCTGGGCATAGAGCTTGGCAGAAGCTAAGAGACAAGAGATGCAGTCTGGACCAGGATTACATATAGAACACCTTAAAGCTCTCCTCCACCATCAGTCTGGTTCTATGGTTCTATTgttgtctctctgctccacagCACCACCCTGTGGCAGGTTGAGGGACACGACAGACGCAGATCTAAATCTCTGATTGAAATTACAGATTGAATCAATCTTTCGCACAAAGGAAGCAGTTCCCACATAGGCACACCTTTAAAAGCCTCCGGGTATTGTTATACCGTGGCCTCCTAacaaccctcctcccttcctttccccctccaccacctctcctccGGTTGCCGCGGCAACAGAGACAGCATCATCATCAGCATCACCAACTGTGCGACCAGCGTGTACGCCGGCTTCGTCATCTTCTCCATCTTGGGCTTCATGGCGCACCACCTCAACGTCAACGTGTCCGAGGTGGCCGACCACGGGCCCGGCCTGGCCTTTGTGGCCTACCCAGAAGCCCTCACTCTGCTGCCCATCTCGCCCCTGTGGTCTCTGCTCTTCTTCTTCATGCTCATCCTGCTGGGCCTGGGGACCCAGGTGGGGACTgcttccatctgtctgtctgtctgtctgtctgttcgtctgtctgtttgtctgtctgttcgtctgtctgtctgtctgttcgcctgtctgtctgttcgtctgtctgtctgtctgtctgttcgtctgtctgtctgttcgtctgtctgtctgtgtgtctttccgtctgtctgtttgttcgtctgtctgtctgtttctgtctgtctgatggtgTGGCTTTTTAGAGAGTGGACTTGCATTTGATCTTGTGTGCGTTTACTAGTATTATACAAACATGCCTCTGGCAAAAATATGCAGGGTAACTGAGATTTTCGAGTCCTGTTTTAGGTGTTCTATGTGTGAGTTTGAGTCTTCAcccttcgtgtgtgtgtgtgtgtgtgtagttctgtCTGCTGGAGACGCTGGTGACAGCCGTGGTGGATGAGATTGGGACAGACTGGATCATCAGGAACAAGACGGTGGTCACCCTGGGGGTGGCCATCCTAGGCTTCCTGCTGGGGGTTCCTCTCACCACacgggtaagacacacacacacacacacacacataaacacacacactcacataaacacacacactcacacacacacacattcatgaacACCCCCACCCTTATCTAAGGTTCGAAGGACATTTGTTgacgtgtgttgtgttgtggtgtgcgTAGGCAGGGATTTACTGGTTGCTGCTGATGGATAACTATGCTGCTAGTTTCTCTCTGGTCATCATCTCCTGCATCATGTGCATCTGCGTCATGTATGTGTATGGTGAGTACAGAAAGCAGCCTGCCTCGTCTAGCCATATCGCACAAATATCCCCTGTCATGCAGCTCTGTGACCAGGGTTgctctgccccctgctggactgGTCCCCTAATTATTTCCGGTCCCATTCAGGCCACAAACAGTACTTCAAAGATGTGGAGATGATGCTGGGAttccctcctccactcttctTCAAAGTCTGCTGGAgatttgtctctcctctcatcataTCTGTAAGTGGACACACTGGGAaggaggtggtgtgtgggggtgtgtgtgtgcatgcctgaaAGTTGAACCTGCAATCCTGTCGTGTGCTGGTCCTCTCTGATCTGTGTGGCCAGACTTTTGCCGTTGTCTaatctttctgtgtctctttctctctcccccctctctcgctctctctctctctctctctctctctctctttctctctccccagttcATCCTGATCTTCACAGTGATCCAGTACAAGCCTATCACCTATAACGACTACGTCTACCCTAGCTGGTCTCTGATCATCGGCTTCTTCATGGCCATGTCCTCCGTCATCTGCATACCCATCTATGCCCTGTACAAGATCGCCCGCTCCGACGGGGCCACCTTCATGGAGGTAAACCAAACGCCCCGCCCATCTGATTGGTTCTGGAGCCGAGCCTGGTGATTGGTTGACTGTACTGCCGCTTGGCCTGACAACCAGCGTTTTGTGTCTCATTGACCTTTCTCATCTCATCCTTCGCTCTCCCTCCTTGCCCAGCGGTTGAAGAACTCGTGCAAGCCCGACCCCAAGTGGGGCCCTGCCCTCATGGAGCACCGGACGGGCCGCTACGCCCCGGCCGGCTGCGACGCCGTGGAGGTCCGCCCCCTGAAGGAGGAgctaaaggaggaggagaagagcgaggagaaggagagggagaaggacgaGGCCGGCCTCACCATCCAGGGCAGCAACGGCTCCACACACAGTAACCCCACCCCCTCTGCAtagaggccccgccccctctgcaaagaggccccgccccctccgccGGGGTCATCCACGCACCCCCTCtgaccctctctcacccctacacccccccaccccccccccccccacccctttcccacaatgcactgtgGGGGACAGTCCGTTCGCTGGAGACCTTTACATATTGTAAGGGCTTATTATTTCTATTCTAACCTCTTACTAGAGAAGCAAAATTGGTTTGGTCATCttccaaaatatttttattttgtttcccATAGTTTAATAATTGCCTTTTTTCCTCTTTGACTTTTCTGTTGTAaaggtttttgttttcttcttcaaaTGCAGGCTTTGAGATAGTGTTGAATACACACTGTGTGTACGTAtggaaaacagtaacacaacAGTGGGGCACACAGCTTCCCTTTATCCACTAGCACAGGCCACTCGGTCAGCTGCTTCCTTAGAGACAAGGCTGGCAAAGCTGGAGACCAAACTCTCTCTGGTCCAGTGGAGACGCAtcctgatgacatcatcatcatgtgACTAGCTAACGTCTACCCTGCATCCCAAAGCGCATGCTTTGTACTTTTAGTCGGTAATGCATCTTCCCTTGCAAAGTACGTATTGTTGCATGCAGTAGGCATACAATCGGGACAAACTATTTAGTCATAAGATTGAGCCTTGAACTTTGACCCTCTTGTTCAGACATCCATTACATTACATAGCTCAAAATTGTTATATTGTTGGAAAAATAGTTGTTGCTACATTTCTTTGGTTTGGAAATATCAAAAAAACAGAGCTGACCAGAGATCGGCATACTGTCGGAGAACGACCACGACAGCTAGAAGGAAAACTCATAACAAATGCTGAGTTGACTATGTTTAACTATCGTTAAAAACTGTTTCTAAAAACAACCATGTTATTTTCACCGTCGGTTTATAGCCTGTCAGTTACCTCCAGTGTATCAGCCATAACAATGCCACATAGTGTAAGCAAACTAACTGTACCCTTCTGTCAAGAGAGGTTTGTCTCCAGCTTTCTGCCCAGCTACCCTGACTGATGCATGACACAACACATCACCCATTCTCAGGGTCCCAAACATGTCACAGTTACATCCACTTCTGAAGCAAACCTTCCTTTTAAATACGTTGGGTTTTTGCATGAGATAAAGAGCTAAAATCGCCTAACAtgcccttttttttttcttcttctcacaATTCCAACAAACACAACACGGCAGGGTGCATCTGTGTACATAAAGTGCCATCTCTCTCAAGTCTTCCAGGCATTTCCATGTTTAACGCATCCTGAGACCTGGCAGAGTGTTGTGAAGGGAGATGCAGCCTGGCGACCAACTCAGTCACTGCTAAACCCTGGTGAGCGTGTCTCACCATGGTCTCTAAACCCTGGGTTTTTGATCAGATTGTCTCACTGTGGTCTCTCTGTAGCCCACCAGTTGGATTTGCCCCATAAGGCATGTTACCAAAAACATGTTCAACGTGCATGAACTTGAATATCTGGGAGGCATAGCTGGGGAGTGTGTCTTTtatgttgttttcatttttgttagtattttttttcttcaaacagAGGGATCTGCATGTCTCTGTGCAGCGTAAACTAAATGTATTTGCAGGCGCTTTCAAAGCCAGGTTGCGTGATTGGTTGTCGAAACAGGACGGAAAGAGGCCAATCAGGGCCTTGTGAATGAGTTTGcctcctgaagaagaaaaaaaaaaaaaaaacattttaaaaaaactGTCATCTTTactgaattatgtcatttttaaGTAGTGTAGTTCTTAATAGCATTGTCTTATTTTATCTCTTTATTGTAAAGTAACATAGTAAATAATTATatggaaaacatgtttattttgtAAAGAGACTACAGTATCTTCAGAGAAAATAACCTTAATGTTTACCATTCCTCATCCTCGACTTGATTTTTGTTGGTGATTGTTATTATTGTGCGGTGGGGTAAGGGGGGCTATATTTAAGTCATTGTGACAGGTTGCATAGAAGGCGGAGCTTcacaacaggaagtgtgttCTAATATCAGACTGAAAACGGCAGTTTCCAGAcagttccttctctcctcatagTTTGAATGCATCCAACTCTCCCTGTGCATATGTTGATGCTGGCTTGACTCAGTTTGTTTCATTTTCATGTACCAGGTTGAACTGAAATCAAGGAGTTGAATTGCCCCGTTGTTTCATACAGTGCATGATTTTTCAGTTGGTACTGAGTTCAAGTTGAGCCCAACAGTGGTGACAAAGGCTCAACACCTGTCACATTGACCTACTAATGGAGAAGGGTTGTTTTACAGCGCAGCTGCTACGGTGCTCGAGCACTACTGAAGCTTCTAATATTATTTTACGTTTAACAGTATTGTTCATGTTTATGTTCCTCAACACCAGACTGCATCAACCCAGATTTCCCTttactatccccccccccccctttttcttttctctgtgtTAAGGTGTCCTGGCTGTTATCTATCAGACAGTTGTCCAAAACACAGACGTCCAACCTTGGGGTCCAATAGGAGAGTATATTTGACACTCAGGAGAGTAGCCTAGATTGTGGTCCAATTATTTTCTTATTGACTAAAATAAGACAAATGAAACTTTAACTTAGTCACTGCCCAGAGCGTTACTTCAGGTGAAGTGTCATGAAAAGGACAATAATTATAAGCACAAGAGTACAGCAGTCCACATTTTACAAAGTCGTAGTCCTGGAAGTGTGTTGATCAGGTATTGACTCTTGCGGAGACTTGTGGCCGACCTCTGAACTAGGTTGGGTCTGAACTGACCTTGAGCACAGTGTTAAGATGTGTCACTCATCACGTTGTGTAGGCTGTGATTGGACAGTGTAAAGGAATCACAACCGTTTCTTTACAACTACTGGCGTAAAGAGACCATCTTAACCATTCATGAGATATCTTATTTATTAACATGATGAACTGACAGTATTTTATGGTGATATCATACCAGTGTGTTGCCACAGTTGCTCTCTCGCTGCATGAGCCAGTACAGGGTAGAAGGTCCTGGTGCGAGCCCAGAGAACATTCTAGGCTAACCTAGGGGAACGTGTTAGGACTTGGCTTCTTACTGGGACAGTCTGGACAGTAAGTTTCCCCTGTTCCTTTTGAACGTTATGACTGCTATATGTCATTACAATACTTAGTTAAGGTAAAACCTCCATAGTATTGCAACCCAGCTATCCTCAATATTTCTCCCTGGTCAGATACTTGTACAGTCATGTAAAAAATAATCCTCTttggactggtgtgtgtgtgtatgtgtgtgtgttatatttttgtttgttttttgaaggGGGGGATTTTTGTTCTTTGTAGAATAAGTAGGCAGTGTTTCAGTGTACTGTGTATTTCCTGTGTAGTGGGTATTTTACTGCTGAGCCTGTAGGTAGTTCACGGTAGTGTCAGTATTGATGTCATGTAATTCTAATCAGACAGTAACTATCCATGTCGTAAATCTAACATACACGATCTACCAATTTAAGATCTTTTTTTTACTAAAAACAATACATATAATATTGTCTGATTTTAAATAATATTTTATTCATGTTCAGTGACACTACCTTTGTCTTTGAAGTTCTACAAAAGCCAGCTGATATCAAAAGTATTACCAAACAAAAGCTTTGGGTTGAAACTTGAAACTGCAAAGGAATGCTTTTACAGTGAGTGTTAGAAAAGGTGCCTGCAGCTTCATTGCTATTGGGGAACATTGCATTCATACCTCTTAACCAACAAACAGTCCTGTGCCAACAGTGTTTGACCTACAACATAATGCTGCATTCTCTGTGCAGCGGGATCACTGTACACTATGCTGTGGTACAGTTTGTTACATTGTCACTTTACAGTGCGCTATGTGGTGATACTTTACTAAGTAAACTGGCTGGCCTTGTCAATTTCACTAAGGTTGTTTTACATACATTAGTttatttggtaaaaaaaaaacacacacaaaaacaccatAATCATTGGTGACATTTGCAACCGCATTGGATGATATAAAATGCAGATGTTTGTTCATTATTTTCAAAGTTTAGCCAAGTTGGGGACTAGAAGGTGGATTTTACCAAGTGAAGAGCAATGGGAAAAAGCACAATGCAACACACAACTGTTCAATGTCAGTTGTTGTTTCCTACCTAGTCTTCCTCAGTGTTCCAGTGCTGAGTGTGAGCCTACCCTTCACTGTCCAGGTAGCAGTACATGTGTTGCAACAAGGTTCACTGGATGAATATGAATATTTACGTGCCATTGCTTAAAAACACATATTTTCCTTCACCTCATATTGATATTGCTGTAGTGAGTCTATGGATGTAGGTGAAGTGTGCTAAATGTGACCTGGAAACTAATGGTACACCTCTACTGTATTAAAACTGTGATTCCGCTTTTCCGTGACTTGTCACAATCATGGAAAAGATCTTTTACATTTCTTTTTCAACATAAGTCATGTTTTCTCATGTTGTTTCAGCACTTTAAATGTCATGTGTGTTCATAAGCAACAGAAAATAATACAActtccattttgaaacaagtAATAACGAAGTATGATGCCTGTTGGTGCTTTGGTGCACTGCTGTTAGGTCCAGGGTTCCTCAGAGGGCATGTTGTTGGGCCAATGTAAATTATATCACAAAGGAAAGTATAAGcacaaatgaaataaaaactCCTATTCTGGTACTCTTATCATATCTATCTAACCATGTCTTGAAATGTTAGGGCCAAAATCCATTGAATTGTCTTAGTCATGTCAGCTGTATATCGTAAACTGTTCAATTACAAAATGGTAAATAAAATCTATTTTAAAGATCAATTGAGTGTGCTTCCTGTGTCGTGGCGTAGGATGATGAACCTTGATGGGAGTTCTGTATCCAGTCTGTTAAGAATGTTTGAAAATAAATACACCTTTATGACGATGGTAGTTTTACACAAGGAGAAACACTGGCCAGGGTAAAGACATCTCAGACGAGACATTTTCAGAAAGTTCatttatctttctttctttttacacAATTCACAATCTTTTACACAATTCACAATCATTTATCAATTCATATCAGATAAAGTTGTGGCAGTCCATTGTCTGGCCTGGATTAATACTACTGAACCACAGAGCATTTCTTGCTTGTGTACACAGGCAGTCTGAATGGATGTTGAGATGAGATGTTCTCCGAGCGAGTCCCTTCGTGAGTGCATGTCCCTGAATCGAGTTTCTTGTGTGCGTGagcgtcctgtgtgtgtgcatgtgtgttcttgtgtgtgtatgtgtgtgggtcccTGAGTCTCTGTACCTGCGTGTGTGAGTTCATGTGGGGCTGACCAGACTGTCACCCTGAGGCACACACAGGCGTCTGGCCACACTCTGTCCCCTGCTGGGGGGCCTCTGAACAGcagggggagacgggaggaaGGGAGCACACCCGGTCACCAAATCcccagaagggaggaggggagggaggcagctgCCAGGGCTGCTGGCTGCTCCTCTGCTGCGGGGCTGGGTGGTGGCACTGGCCTGTCTGGGAGTCTGGAGGTCGTCTGGAGAACACAGCGCACGAGGCCTTCTCACCGTCGGAGAGAAGACCGTCTCGCTGTCTCGTTTGGGGCTCCTGTGCAAAAGGCTAGACTCTCCGTCTGACAAGGGTGCCGTGTCTGGGATACGCCCAGTGGTTCTATGGTGCT comes from Hypomesus transpacificus isolate Combined female unplaced genomic scaffold, fHypTra1 scaffold_309, whole genome shotgun sequence and encodes:
- the slc6a9 gene encoding sodium- and chloride-dependent glycine transporter 1 isoform X1, which gives rise to MSGSNTTAATTDQNGAVPGEPVKKDENSRRGNWGNQIEFVLTSVGYAVGLGNVWRFPYLCYRNGGGAFMFPYFIMLVFCGIPLFFLELSFGQFASQGCLGVWRISPVFKGVGYGMMVVSTYIGIYYNVVICISFYYFFMSMTNLLPWTYCNNPWNTPACSSVVGSTSRLNATFANATSSLAAGVAEVVNRTKRTSPSEEYWKHYVLNISDDIGNFGEVRLPILGCLAISWVVVFLCLIRGVKSSGKVVYFTATFPYVVLTILFIRGITLEGAVSGIKYYLTPQWQKILDAKVWGDAASQIFYSLGCAWGGLITMASYNKFHNNCFRDSIIISITNCATSVYAGFVIFSILGFMAHHLNVNVSEVADHGPGLAFVAYPEALTLLPISPLWSLLFFFMLILLGLGTQFCLLETLVTAVVDEIGTDWIIRNKTVVTLGVAILGFLLGVPLTTRAGIYWLLLMDNYAASFSLVIISCIMCICVMYVYGHKQYFKDVEMMLGFPPPLFFKVCWRFVSPLIISFILIFTVIQYKPITYNDYVYPSWSLIIGFFMAMSSVICIPIYALYKIARSDGATFMERLKNSCKPDPKWGPALMEHRTGRYAPAGCDAVEVRPLKEELKEEEKSEEKEREKDEAGLTIQGSNGSTHSNPTPSA
- the slc6a9 gene encoding sodium- and chloride-dependent glycine transporter 1 isoform X2; protein product: MEEKQFAGILNGAVPGEPVKKDENSRRGNWGNQIEFVLTSVGYAVGLGNVWRFPYLCYRNGGGAFMFPYFIMLVFCGIPLFFLELSFGQFASQGCLGVWRISPVFKGVGYGMMVVSTYIGIYYNVVICISFYYFFMSMTNLLPWTYCNNPWNTPACSSVVGSTSRLNATFANATSSLAAGVAEVVNRTKRTSPSEEYWKHYVLNISDDIGNFGEVRLPILGCLAISWVVVFLCLIRGVKSSGKVVYFTATFPYVVLTILFIRGITLEGAVSGIKYYLTPQWQKILDAKVWGDAASQIFYSLGCAWGGLITMASYNKFHNNCFRDSIIISITNCATSVYAGFVIFSILGFMAHHLNVNVSEVADHGPGLAFVAYPEALTLLPISPLWSLLFFFMLILLGLGTQFCLLETLVTAVVDEIGTDWIIRNKTVVTLGVAILGFLLGVPLTTRAGIYWLLLMDNYAASFSLVIISCIMCICVMYVYGHKQYFKDVEMMLGFPPPLFFKVCWRFVSPLIISFILIFTVIQYKPITYNDYVYPSWSLIIGFFMAMSSVICIPIYALYKIARSDGATFMERLKNSCKPDPKWGPALMEHRTGRYAPAGCDAVEVRPLKEELKEEEKSEEKEREKDEAGLTIQGSNGSTHSNPTPSA